One genomic region from Triplophysa dalaica isolate WHDGS20190420 chromosome 23, ASM1584641v1, whole genome shotgun sequence encodes:
- the LOC130413284 gene encoding LOW QUALITY PROTEIN: uncharacterized protein LOC130413284 (The sequence of the model RefSeq protein was modified relative to this genomic sequence to represent the inferred CDS: inserted 1 base in 1 codon), with amino-acid sequence MVSRGKELSKISELIMKSILIEDGNPARYRLQTTTDNLNQSEPYRKIIIGKRDPEKAHKIILMVGETGTGKTTLINTMINYTCGVQREDKIWIEITDDQSDRTSAHSQTSIITXVYIPESSIDLTIIDSPPYGDTRETECDNEIGRSFLLLCQSDNLIQQIDAVCLVIKADQTRLTDRQQYIFDAVQSLFGKDIKENIVLLFTHSNGLPPNKALTAVKEAKVKCAENEKNQPIYFLFDNCQSETLEEEYQTTQKQSWDLSNRGVAQFFKFLDKINTKTLNLTQQVLKHRKQLEANISNLQSRVQEIELKQNELKQTKEALEKHKQDVEEKDNFEYTVQVPYKVKIDIDPAVAKKALLCTVCEENCHYPGCGWVIDLSWCEVMRNKHCTVCTNKCHYSKHVKEGKIYAVKSREEKMTYEDLKKKYENKMSDYESLVNKLKDELHELEKDKLKLLIEAYHSVESLEMIALNTGSLFILQHIDFLIEKLKEIKEPEKAEHLENIKKIKNQ; translated from the exons ATGGTGAGTAGAGGCAAAGAATTGTCCAAAATTTCAGAACTCATCATGAAGAGCATCTTAATTGAAGATGGAAATCCTGCTCGATATCGTCTGCAAACAACAACAGATAATCTGAATCAATCTGAGCCATACAGAAAAATCATCATTGGTAAAAGAGACCCAGAGAAAGCTCATAAAATCATTCTGATGGTGGGAGAAACAGGCACTGGAAAAACAACCCTCATCAACACTATGATCAACTACACGTGTGGTGTTCAGAGAGAAGACAAGATCTGGATTGAGATCACAGATGATCAGAGTGACAGAACATCAGCTCACAGTCAGACCTCCATCATCA GTGTTTATATACCAGAGAGTTCAATCGACCTAACAATCATTGACTCACCACCATATGGAGACACTCGAGAAACTGAGTGTGATAATGAGATCGGCAGGAGTTTCCTGCTTTTATGTCAATCTGATAATTTGATCCAGCAAATCGATGCTGTTTGTCTTGTGATTAAAGCAGATCAAACTCGACTCACTGACAGACAACAGTACATATTTGATGCTGTTCAGTCTTTATTTGGTAAagatattaaagaaaacattgtgttaCTCTTCACACACTCAAATGGGCTTCCTCCTAACAAAGCTCTGACAGCCGTCAAAGAAGCTAAAGTCAAGTGTGCTGAAAATGAGAAGAACCAGCCCATCTATTTTCTGTTTGACAACTGTCAGTCAGAGACTCTTGAAGAAGAATATCAAACAACCCAGAAACAATCGTGGGATCTCAGTAATAGAGGAGTGGCACAGTTTTTTAAGTTTCTTGacaaaatcaatacaaaaacCTTAAATTTGACTCAACAAGTGCTGAAACATCGAAAACAGCTGGAGGCAAACATCTCTAATCTCCAATCACGTGTTCAAGAGATAGAACTGAAACAAAATGAGCTGAAGCAGACTAAAGAAGCTCTGGAGAAACACAAGCAAGATGTTGAAGAAAAGGATAACTTTGAGTACACAGTTCAAGTGCCCTACAAAGTAAAGATTGATATTGATCCTGCTGTAGCTAAAAAGGCATTGTTGTGCACTGTCTGTGAGGAGAACTGTCACTATCCAGGATGCGGGTGGGTTATAGATCTCTCCTGGTGTGAAGTGATGAGAAATAAACACTGCACAGTGTGTACAAATAAATGCCACTACAGCAAACATGTCAAAGAAGGTAAAATATATGCAGTAAAGTCTAGAGAAGAGAAGATGACCTATGAAGatttaaagaagaaatatgaaaacaaaatgagtgATTATGAGTCTTTGGTCAACAAGCTGAAGGATGAACTTCATGAATTAGAGAAAGACAAATTAAAGCTGCTGATTGAAGCTTATCACAGTGTGGAGTCTCTGGAGATGATCGCTCTGAACACTGGTTCTCTGTTCATACTTCAGCACATTGACTTTCTCATTGAGAAGTTGAAAGAAATCAAAGAGCCTGAAAAAGCTGAACATCTAGAGAACataaagaagataaaaaatcaataa